The genomic segment GATATCTTGTCCGATGAATTTATATCCAGGCACCCTGCTAAAACCTGCGGCTGGTTGGCGACTATTCCCACAACATTATTATTCAGCCTGCCCAGGCCGGTTATAGCATTCTGGGCGTAATTCTCCATAGTCTGAAAAAAGCTCTTTTTATCCAAAACTTCTTCAATCACGCCAGCAGCATCATATACCTTTTTGGTATCTTCAGGAATCATGTCTTTTATAGCTGTACTCTTCCTGTCCGGCATATCTTTGGTATCCAGGACAGGAGGAGAATCAACATTGTTTTGCGGCAGGTAGCTGAGCAGCTTCTTTATCTTGAGCAGGCATTCTTTCTCATCCTCACAATGAAAATGCGCTACCCCGCTTTTTTCATTATGTACTTTTGCCCCGCCCAGCTCTTCAAAGCCAATCTCTTGGCCTGTAACAGATTTAATCACTTTTGGGCCTGTAATAAACATATTGCTTGTCTTGTTGACCATGAACACGAAGTCAGTAAGCGCTGGGCTGTACACAGCAATTCCCGCGCAAGGGCCCATTATAGCAGATATCTGCGGTACAACTCCTGAACAAAGCGTGTTGTTATAAAATATCTCGCCCCCACCATCCAGGCCAGATACTCCCTCCTGAATTCTTGCCCCTCCCGAATCAAGCAAGCCAATTATAGGGCATCCGAGCTTTAAGGCTGATTTCATTATCTTTGCTATCTTCCTTGTATGGGTTTCTCCCATCGATCCTCCCATGAATGTAAAATCCTGCGCATAAATGCATACCTTTCTTCCGTCTATCCTTCCGACTCCTGTCACAACGCCGTCTCTTGGCTTCTTCTTTTTCTGGATATCATAGTCGTGGCTTTGGCTTTCTGCAAACTCATCAAATTCAATAAAGCTCCCTTTATCCAGAAGCGTGTCAATCCGCTCCCAAACAGTCAGTTTTCCTTTGTCATGCTGTTTTTTAATATCTTCCTTGCTCAGCCTTGCATTGGATTTCTCTTCCTTAAACTGCTTTAGCTTATCCTC from the Candidatus Woesearchaeota archaeon genome contains:
- a CDS encoding methylmalonyl-CoA carboxyltransferase, producing the protein MKSEDKLKQFKEEKSNARLSKEDIKKQHDKGKLTVWERIDTLLDKGSFIEFDEFAESQSHDYDIQKKKKPRDGVVTGVGRIDGRKVCIYAQDFTFMGGSMGETHTRKIAKIMKSALKLGCPIIGLLDSGGARIQEGVSGLDGGGEIFYNNTLCSGVVPQISAIMGPCAGIAVYSPALTDFVFMVNKTSNMFITGPKVIKSVTGQEIGFEELGGAKVHNEKSGVAHFHCEDEKECLLKIKKLLSYLPQNNVDSPPVLDTKDMPDRKSTAIKDMIPEDTKKVYDAAGVIEEVLDKKSFFQTMENYAQNAITGLGRLNNNVVGIVANQPQVLAGCLDINSSDKISRFVRFCDSFNIPIINFVDVTGYLPGTEQEHNGIIRHGAKILYAYSEATVPKISLVMRKAYGGAYIALVSKDMGYDRVIAWPTAEIAVMGAEGAVNILERKEIKKSKNPDKLKSKKIKEFEENFLNPYVAAKKGKVDMIIDFADTRNALINVLEVILTKREKMPPKKHGNLPL